The sequence below is a genomic window from Mytilus edulis chromosome 2, xbMytEdul2.2, whole genome shotgun sequence.
TATGCCCATTTTAATTAATCAGATCTAAAGTTTGTGTGATTGTCTGAGAAGTGAGAAAAATGCACGCAgaataaaattagtaaaaaatgTAGCCCCATGATTTAGCTAAGTGTGCATATACAGTGGATTTAAATACcaataatcaattaatcaaatgaaTTTAGTGTTCAAATATATTATACATTGTTCATCAGCCAGGGACGGTTGACAGGATTTGTATTTACATTCATTTTGTTAATACGGgtaaaatatctatttttgaTTTCCTTTTTTTGAAGAGAAGGTATTTTTAAGTATTACATATAGCCATTGATACTGATAATAAATACATTGTCTAGTGGAAAACTTCTGTAGAAAAAAACCCTAACGAACCTCTTGTTTAGTGTACGCCAAAGTGCAAACAAATATACAACTAATTGCTATTTCTACATTTGTTTGGAATTTCGATGTAACAGCACAAAAACAGACTGAACTTTTGACAGATTAAATGGTTTCTATGGAAATACATCCCCCGCATGTTGATTAATACCTGTTTACAATTCAGTTTTAGAACTActagaactatatatatatagtatacttttttttcataatatcgTCACTGAATACTCAATTCTACCATACAGTAATTTTTCAAAACCAAGGtaaaattttaactttgaaacaaatgttacagaTCTGGAGATTAtcaattttcattcaatttatggATTATGTAACCTACAATCAGGAATTGGATTCTGAAAAAAAGTCTACCGGTATTTACCTTAAATATAACACTATCTATTAAGAGACCCCCCTAGTTCTTGGTTGGGTTCACTAGGTTTGCACATTGTCTTTTGTTCGTCGTACTTTTATCAGTTTCTCTACGGTCATGACGGTATCTAAGTGTTGAATGTCCATTCGTTATCTCATGTCTTTGGTTGAAAAAAACGAACATTAAAAAATCTTTGGTATGACGCATTTGTTTACGTTATCTTTTCAGGGTGGAGCCGAGAAGTGTGATTTATGCCAGAAGTCGGTGTATGCAGCTGAAAGAATTGAAGCTGGAAATAAACCATATCATAAATTATGTTTTAAGTGCAGTGATTGTAAAATGTCTTTAAAGTAAGTCACAtacaatatatttgtaaatacatCATTTGAACATTAGGATTTTTGAGTTCTACGTATAAGAAATTGTGATCGCTTCTTTATCATAAGTGTACTGAAAGATTTTACTCCGAATTATAACGCATAAAAAGGGCaacgggcgtatgacatttgcgccgattttgaaaattttcattctttcatttgcgccgatttcattttttcatttgcgccgattttatattttttcttaactggatttacaggtaagttacaggtaagttatacttttacattggctgagcacagagtataaagaaaaataaagtgacattgcaattggtaaatggctatcccaatgTTTCGGGTAACCATTCCTTTCCCTAAATGAAATCGATgactgcttcacgtttgacattgtctgacgctccgctccttctgatgacaaatgtcatacattcttagacaacgtacaagtacacattccataacggtcaaccaattcgtgatggcgtccataaaattaacgaagggatgatttcaacttcaccaaggGCAACATTAGAATAACGGAAAGAAAAAATACAGAGAGCATACACAGATCGAGCAGATGAATAACTTATTATTATAGAATAACAAGAGGCTAAATTTTCTGGCCAATAAGCCAAACATTTTCATCATGTGACTTACTGACTACGTTATATAcattccattatttttttttaatatgttacatcAACAATTCACTTTGTGTAATGCATTAGATTAGTAACTTCTATATTACAGAAATAACCACGATAAGCATGTAGTACTAAATGGCAGAATCGGCTCGTcatcattttctaaaaattattGTCACGCATTTTTACCTTTTCATTTCTGTTTGAGTAGGATAAAAGTATTATGCTGATAATGAAAGGTATTGATATGAAATGGATATACTATACTAAGtatcttttgtatttcaaaatattaacatCAAAGGGCAATACGCTATTTAAAGAAAATCCCATATCTTAAAAGTAATGAAAAATTTATTGAAACAAACATAGATAGTTGTTAACTATACTACtgttataaacaaaaattaagaGTAAAGAAAGATCTTCAGAGACGGATTTATGGAGCTTTATTTATGGTTAATCTAAACTCAAAGGAAAAGGGGGCGGTGGCACTCCTTTTTCAAAATCATGGACTCATATCTGATCTCTAATGTAACACCCTTGCCCAAGTAACATGTATAAGATGTTAAATTAAGACGTCTTGCACAGATTAATGCGAGTCGCAACATTTGGTAAATACCAAAGGATGGTCTCATCtccaaaacaacaacaaatcttTTATGGACTTTAATTTATGCATACAAACTTTCGTTTTGTATCTCTACctttatgaaaattattcattTGAGTATGCTTAAATGTATATAGTCCATAAAGTTAACAGTTTAGAATTGAGTTAGATACAAGAAATCAGAATTCGAATATTTTCATGAATTACAAAAGCGTTGGACTCTATTTGtatgatgtgttttagcttttgattttgccgtttggtaagggactttccgttttgaatttttctttgagttcggcatttctgttatttttaccttttattcacAGAGGTCCATTATTATCTAGCCTGTTTAAGAATGTTGTATAGCAATATCAAAAAATTAATAGTCGTTCAAAAAATATAAATCCTAGCTGTACACATGAGGCTCAGAGCTTTAGAAGCTTACGTCAACTGCGTAATCGTTATTGGGAATGTTTTCAACTTctcttttttttacttgcagtttgaacaattataaacaagcacatggaatattgtattgtACCAAACATTTCCAGGAACATGTGGTATCTAAAAATACTCAAACACCAGTGTTGTGATGGATCACCATAGAAACAAACAACATATTTTGTGAATGAATGCTGagccaaaattgaaaaaaaagagatGCATTTAGCTAAACAAGCATATAATATTGTAGTCTTACAGTGTTTTGTAACACAATGTagcattgttttgtaaatattaaatatgaatcACTGTTGCTGTTTTTTCTTTGCTgcatttcaaaattaattcagAATTCTGGCTAGGGAGGGGATAGAATTTAAGCTTACTAAAGTGAAGTAAGGAATTTATGACAGATCCAAAACGAAGacatttttttcaccaaattaAGTTCAGACTTGGACATCTGTCATAATTCATTGAAAACAAATTGACCAATAAAGTATCTGCCGATTACTGCCACTAATGTGGTCACTCATTGTGGATTTGAAGgggttatctttttttttcctatttggAAAATAATGgaagaaaaacacttttttttaaaatacgaatttataaattgttactggTTGGTAGTGTTTATAAAAGCCGGTTTAAgagaaagagataaaaaaaacctGTGAGCTCCTCAAGGATTAATGGAACTTCTGTAGCAAATTGTAACATGTCAATCTTATTAACAAGAGTCCACactctgaaatgtctcgccttctttattgACCACTGACTGATTTTAAGTttatagtcctaaatataaagttttactacaaatTAATATCacatataaacttaacatgaCCCAAGAAATTGAAattcaaggtcatataaaccaaacgtGAAACaaatgtacacctaacaatcattcaatacactaaatatagttgacctaatgcttaTAGTTTATAGGAAAAAGGCTTAACTTTTAAAGCTaaacattgactaatgaaccatgaaaatgaggtcaagttcggATGATACAtaccagacagacatatacaccttccatcattccatacaacaaataaagttgacccattgcttatagtttaaaaaaaccagaccaaaacacaacttAACCCTTAACACTGGGCAAGGAAGTGTGAAAATGAGGTCCAAAAATCCCAGACGGGAACCAGGGTTCAATAGAACCCTTTTCGATATTTAGTATTGCACCTGAACATATCTGAAGATTTATTATTACATGTTCATTTACGAAATTTGGACacagttttttattttattttggtcgCGTGCTTTACCCCACGGctctttttaaacatattttaaaattactggttttgatattttatctaaatccaatttccattatatttcaaattaacaaaatgaataatttaacatAACTAATAAACCCTTTAGAATCTAAGTATGTTGCTACTGATGAGTTTTTAATAACAGGAATGGTATCCATTCCGCTCTAAAACTCGTTGTCTTCCGGCGATTTAGCTCCCTAACTCTAATCCACTATCAGCAATTGTTTGACATGGACCTGTTTGGGGTCCTCGGATCCCttgccaaggttcgggcgtacacgtaaaaatgacctagctacgccactgctaagaattacataaatatttcattaaatttagttgagacaaacttaagttaagagaacagaaacgaaacaAATCTTCAATCTTTCCATttgtataatcgtggtaagaacgtgctatgatcgcagtagaagcgtggtaagatcgtgttgcaatcggataactcgtggaatggtcgtagtgagaacgtaatgagcgtagaaagatcttgataagcgtagtgaggtcgcagaataagcgcggtgagaacgtgatataatcgtagcgggatagTTAGAGGACGTAGTATCagcgtgaaagcaacgaaaaattacattttcatgccgctcataccgcgacctcaccacgatctgaatttattttagatagcggtgagcgtggtgcgatcgtggtctagtgggactggggcttaacacAAGGCATCTATATACATAGAATGAAGCAatcaggtcttccaccttctaaaatataaagcttttaagaagtaagttAACACTGCGGCAGCAGCTAGCTCACTATTCCTATGTCCAGTAAAAATAAACACTTTATCTAGCTCCAAAAAGTACATAGTACTATACAAATGTTATACTTCTTTGTTGGCGAAACATGATGAACATAAGAAACAATTACTTCTGGTTGATTGATGGGTAGTTTTGTAGTGTTGTCTGGAGAATACCAGTACAGAAAAACCAGTCCTTACAAACTGTGCTTAAAACTCAAATATGAACTTTTGTATCAGGACATATCATGAACATTTGTAACCTATTAAAACATAACACATGTATAATTTACACAAAATCTTCAGTCCCCAACTGTATAGCATTTGTTAATCATGAAATATAACTATATTGTATATGTTGTATAAATGTTATAGTTATACATATAAAactgttgtttttattatattttaggcATCGTCTACATCGGATCAATAAACGTCCCTgttcaattttcaaattgtaacagttgaaaaatattcttactcATGCCAAAATTCCCCATAATTTTAGGAAACAGACTTTTTCAATAATCTTCAAAAAGAACAACAATCAAACAATCATTCCATGCATCGCAAATTAAAGTTAACCTATTGATTTCAATAAAGTGAAACTTCTCTAAACTGGTCCCTCTAAATAACGGTTCACCCCTCACGCATCTGTTAAAGTGGTCTCATCACGAAACCCTCTTGGTGAACAAGGAAAATAATGTCAGAGACAAATAGAGCATGTCTGATAGAAATGTACATCTTATAATATTTCCATACAAGGACCTTTGATTTTAGTTGTTTACGGTACTTCTGAACATAACACCTCTGTATACaagatatgaagcatccaggtctgtTATTCTCAGAAATATCTGTTGCCAGATTGTAACCCCTGTGTCACACATTCTGTGACCTAATTTCTTCCCAAcacgtttttagctcacctgtccaaAGGGACAAAtgagcttttctcgtcacttgccgtccgtcgtcgtcgtcgttaacttttacaaaaatcttctcctcagaaactacttggccaaagtTTACCAAACAATCATCATTAgattatctagtttaaaaaatgtgtccgatgaaccgggcaaccaaccaagatggcctccatagCTTAAAATAgcttaaaatataacataggggtaacatgcagtttttggtcaagatctctctgccctgaaatttcagaccaatcaggcaaaaCGTTATTGGGTTGCtactcctgaattggtaattataAGGAAGTTTTGCCATTTtgggttatcttgaatattattatatatagacataaactgtaaacagcaataatgttcagcaaagcaagatctacaaataaatcaacataatCAAATTGGTCaattaaccccttaaggagttattgctttttatagtcaatttttaacaattttcataaatttggtaaatttttgttaatttttacaaaatattttcatctgaaactactgggccaaggtCATATTGatggagataattgtaagcagcaagaatgttcagtaaagtaagatctacgaacaTATCACCTTCagcaaacacaattttgtcatgaaaccatttgtgtcctttgtttgatatgcatatagaccaaggtgagtgacacagccTGTTTAGAACCTCTAGTTAAATGACCTAATACATTTTTACCTCATTTACTATCTAGAGTTTTACTGTATTGTGATACATCGAACTTTGAATCATGACTAACAGATTTTAACAGCTAGTGCATGTCTTCGCAAAAAACTGATTCACACGATAAGAAGGTTGTCTTTTGGCCTTTGCTTTAAACTGTAATACATGCACTTGCCAGAACAGCTGAATCTTGAAAACATTCAAATATTATCTAACTAAGAGCTTAAGCCTTGTCGAAAAAAGATATTTTGCCACAGGATGTCCTATACAGAATTGTTAATTATCTTCCAGGTACAGATAATAACCataagtctggagctggcatgtcagttaactgctagtagtcttgttatttatgtattattgtcattttgtttattttctttggttacatcttctgacatcagactcttgaactgaattttaatgtgcgtattgttatgcgtttacttttctacattggctagaggtatagggggagggttgagatctcacaaacatgtttaaccccgccgcatttttgcgcctgtcccaagttaggagcctctggcctttgttagtcttgtattattttaattttagtttcttgtagtatggcgttcattatcactgaactagtatatatttgtttaggggccagttgaaggacgcctccgtgtgcgggaatttctcgctacattgaagacctgttggtgaccttctgctgttgtttttttctatggtcgggttgttgtctctttggcacattccccatttccattctcaattttataatgtaaaatcactatttttaaaaacattttacgAAAAGATATCTCTCTATAAGATGTCTTTTACATGTGCAGGTACAGTACTTTTTAGTAATACAAAACCAACCAAAAACATTGTTGATCTAAGGTGGtcaagaagggtaagcagatcttagGTATTCTGGCCAGATGTTACTCCACAGTTACATCTGAGGATATCACAAGGTCATTTTCTGTGGTTAAGTTTGTGAATTCCTTGGGTTTCTGTCAAGTTGTTTTAAGAGTTGTGGTCATATATCAAGAACATTTATATCACTGAATCTTATCTGTTCCTATTAAATATGGAAGTCTCCACAATAGATTGTAAATTTTTGATCAGTGcccaggggtggatccagccattttcaaaaaggGGAGgcttccaaccatatgtccccattttAATGCATTGATCGTCTACAGAAAAGGGGGAAtcctggggttggaaccccccttctggatctgccactggtgCCAGATTGTGGTAAATTAAAGGAGTCCTGTCACATAATAACTAGTCAACCTACCATTTGTTGACCTGACTAGGATATTATAAATCAATAGTAAAGACAGttaattttatatcttttaataatGGTTCTTGTCACACCTCCTCCTTTCCACATCATAAAAATCAACTTccaaatttcttttattttaaataaaattaaacatgtaCAGTTAAATAACTCATTAATTAAGTAATTGATATAAAATACTGTGGACATCTTTCATTTCATGGGTTCTAAATTTCAGTGATTGACGACAAatagtatttttgttaatatttgattttatggtTTTGACAAATCTGCCTTCAACAAGACCACCAAAATTTTGTCTTTTGGAAAACTATAAATTCATGGTTTATCCTTAATAGAGAATCTTTGAAAAttagtgtccatgaaaaatattGAACCCACAATACACacttcaaatgtaattataatacAGCAAGAGTACTTTGACAGACGTTGACCCTTTTTCAATGACCAAAATAATAGGCCGTAGAACAGAGCTATTGTGAGATGTGTACAGTTACAATAAAAGCTtacaagtacaatgtatatacaattataatTGTAATTGGTGATTAATggataaaaatggaaaattaattaaaacaattaaaaaaaatgtcaaatacaaataaaatgattataattaaaaattaaagttataaaaaatgtGATATTAATCCCTGCACTTGTTtgcaataaaagaaaaacatggcaattttttttaaacagtagcATATTTATTATCCATTATGGTATTAAATGTACAAGTATTTCAAGTTTCACATTCGAATTAGTTTTCATGTGAAATGACCagatttatacaaataaaatattgaaatcaaatatacatatattgtaaCTTAAATATAAAAGTATAACATATATTCAATAAATTGCATGACTTTGACTGGATAGGATAGGATCACTTCAATGcaacattttgtttgaattatcAAAGGTAGTGATAAACCTTgtaattatagattattacatggcattttccatatggccctggtatcagccctagactcccatatcaagccagagggctttagcccgagggcttgatatgggtcgtgggctgataccatggaccatatggaaaatgacatgttataatctatttatcacatattttcaagcaggagaaaacaaatagcttacaacaattataatgttaaaaaatgcTTAGGAAGAATCCTATATTGATACTCATTCCagtgtggcgtcatatattttctaaattcttcatgacgtcaaaattttacgggaacttttgtgatttctacttttttcttctacagcacatttgtaactttttaaatttcttttcattgtgttcaacttgtttacaaatagccTTTGATTGACAGAttaccggaagttaaactcgggggcttgatatggatttcgagggctgatatcgatatcggccctgagggctgataaccaaccttgacttccggctattattggccaGGCCAATATTAGCCAGAAGTCAAGGTTGGTTATTAGCCCTCGAGGCCaatatcgatatcagccctcgaaatccatatTGAGCCCCTGAGCTTAACTTCGGGTAACCTGCCAATCAAAaactatttgtaaacaagttgtCATCTGAAGCAGCTAGACGATCAGGAGAGGTTTCTCACAGATCAAATGAAGATACATGTAAattcatacataaaatgaaaaatgagaacACAATGAAAAGAGATTTAGAAAGTTATGAATCTGCTgcagtagaaaaaaatgttaaaatcaacagtggaaatcacaaaagttccagtaaaatttttatgtcataaagcattaagaaaatatatgacgccacaatggaaaagtaattgttgtatgacatcGAAAGTTAAAGCGGAACATATTTCCAAACCATAGTAGCGATATGGTGTATTCTTCCTCAGCATTAATTGGAAATGTAACACTTTAAGTCgtttaatatttacaattctgagaattaatatatttattgataataaggtgttaaacttttcacaaaactttGTTTACTCACtgtgatacattttttaaattttgttcattatatgtttttttgaatttttgttgaaaaatcaAACATAACTTGGTATATGCTATCTTTTTTCTCttgcttgaaaatatgtgataaatagattatttcatgtcattttccatatggtccctggtatcagcccacgacccatatcaagccctctGGTgtgatatgggagtctagggctgataccagggccaatatggaaaatgccatgtaataatctataagtatTAATAGATATCAAGTAATAACCATAGGGTTTCGATTGCATTTCATGACTCTTTATCCCAAAAATTAACATGGCATAAACTATGGCAAGTTTCCTTTATTTTGCATTGAATCTACACTACTCAGCAGGAAGAAATAATTATTGCACCCAATTGTAATTTTGGAGTCAATTCAGGATACAGAAAATAAATTACAGAAGTGATATTATAGCGATATATCTTGGTAATAAATGATTTCCTGTTAAGGATCGATAATGCATTACAGCAGAATCTTAAACTTTTGTCTTGAAACttgatatcaatacatgtatataaatatggatattaatttttttaaagtactCTTTTTTAGAGCTTACCTAACTATCAATATCAAAACTAAACAAtctaagtatatatatatatttcaacatcAGTAGACCATGGCCACAAAATTTTATCACACAGTATTGCTGAGGCATATGAATCCTGAtatcaaatttaagaaatccatgttttgtagttcctgagaaagatgcaacgaaaaatattcatgggacaggCGAACACACTGACTGATGCACTGACGGATGTAATGACAGACacaaaacagtatacccccacttttttaaagcgggggtatataTAAAAGTATGGGTAAACAGAGATAGGTATCTAAAAGATTTGAAAAGAGATAAAAAGACATCACTGTAAATATAAAGACATTCTTTACAGTAGTTTATAAGTAAAATGGAGGAATAGATTAACTGACAAAAGGGAGATTACTAGATAACAATATTGCCCCCACTCCTGGAGTGGATGTTTAA
It includes:
- the LOC139511423 gene encoding uncharacterized protein — protein: MPPKFGGAEKCDLCQKSVYAAERIEAGNKPYHKLCFKCSDCKMSLNLNNYKQAHGILYCTKHFQEHVVSKNTQTPVL